One window of Nostoc sp. C052 genomic DNA carries:
- a CDS encoding phosphate ABC transporter permease, with protein MLVPLTRQKFEQVVPLIATGLQYKYYWGKFSNFLQRLLISVVGVVVILLVTVVFKLEFASIVFVLGVVSAFFWLWYPVFQASMRNLQCRRYKYGGFFRGRVLDWWITDQLVGKQETVNNKGELVIVENREKQINLEIGDDTGFTIEFVAPLRPAHKIITRGQIAEMVVMSNRSDLSSIEEFSDIYFPNRDLWVSDYPYLRRDFFNEVGRRLREDQQQKPRRRRRRVED; from the coding sequence ATGTTAGTACCACTGACTCGCCAGAAATTTGAACAAGTTGTCCCCCTAATTGCCACTGGTTTGCAGTACAAGTACTACTGGGGAAAATTCTCAAATTTTTTGCAACGGCTGTTAATTTCTGTAGTTGGCGTAGTTGTTATTTTGCTTGTAACAGTCGTTTTCAAGCTTGAGTTTGCTTCAATAGTATTTGTGCTAGGGGTAGTTAGCGCTTTTTTTTGGTTGTGGTATCCAGTGTTTCAAGCAAGTATGCGGAATTTGCAATGCCGCCGTTATAAGTACGGCGGTTTTTTCCGTGGTCGAGTCTTAGATTGGTGGATTACAGACCAGTTAGTAGGTAAACAAGAAACAGTCAACAACAAAGGCGAATTGGTGATTGTAGAAAATCGGGAAAAACAGATAAATTTAGAGATTGGTGATGATACAGGATTTACCATTGAATTTGTAGCACCATTACGTCCTGCTCACAAGATTATTACTCGTGGTCAAATTGCAGAAATGGTAGTGATGTCAAATCGCTCAGATTTGAGCAGTATTGAAGAATTTAGCGATATATACTTTCCTAATCGTGACCTATGGGTTAGCGATTATCCTTATCTGCGGCGAGATTTCTTTAACGAAGTTGGTCGCCGCTTGCGTGAAGACCAACAACAAAAACCGCGTCGGCGGCGTCGTAGAGTAGAAGATTGA
- a CDS encoding DUF948 domain-containing protein → MIEPLFWLGLSLLLVATSLTAVLVAAIPALQELARAARSAEKLFDTLSRELPPTLEAIRVTGLEITDLTDNVSEGVKSASQVVKQVDQSLDSARIQAQNLQVGTRTIVVGVKAAWRNFTRQKPARRTGDRLPSNEKPPLTLREREVLRQENRRSKAEVYRVNESYNEAANWENNFDDED, encoded by the coding sequence GTGATTGAACCCCTGTTTTGGTTGGGACTCTCCTTACTTTTAGTCGCTACAAGCTTGACTGCGGTTTTAGTGGCGGCAATACCGGCTTTGCAGGAGTTAGCACGTGCAGCTCGCAGTGCAGAAAAGCTATTTGATACCCTATCACGGGAGTTACCACCCACTCTAGAAGCTATCCGCGTGACTGGCTTAGAAATCACTGACTTAACTGATAATGTCAGTGAAGGTGTAAAAAGTGCTAGTCAAGTTGTTAAACAAGTTGACCAAAGTCTTGATAGTGCAAGAATTCAGGCTCAAAATCTGCAAGTAGGTACACGTACTATTGTTGTTGGCGTGAAAGCTGCGTGGAGAAATTTCACGCGCCAAAAACCTGCAAGACGAACAGGCGATCGCTTGCCAAGTAATGAAAAACCACCCCTAACGTTGCGAGAACGAGAAGTGCTAAGACAAGAAAATCGTCGGAGCAAAGCAGAGGTATACCGCGTTAATGAGAGTTATAACGAGGCTGCTAACTGGGAAAACAATTTTGACGACGAAGATTGA
- the dapB gene encoding 4-hydroxy-tetrahydrodipicolinate reductase has protein sequence MTNQAPIPVIVNGAAGKMGREVIKAVAQAPDLNLVGAIDHSLEHQDKDAGELAGLSEPLEVPITNQLEPMLGYVAGDRQSPPGVIVDFTHPDSVYDNIRSAIAYGIRPVVGTTGLSPKQIQDLADFADKASTGCLIIPNFSIGMVLLQQAAIAASKYFDHVEIIELHHNQKADAPSGTAIQTAQLLGELGKTFNPALVEETEKLPGARGSIADEGIRIHSVRLPGLIAHQEVIFGAAGQIYTLRHDTSDRACYMPGVLLAIRKVLALKSLVYGLEKIL, from the coding sequence ATGACGAATCAAGCTCCTATCCCGGTTATTGTCAACGGTGCTGCTGGTAAAATGGGACGTGAGGTAATTAAGGCGGTGGCGCAAGCGCCTGACTTAAACCTAGTGGGTGCAATTGACCACAGTTTGGAACATCAAGATAAAGACGCTGGAGAATTGGCGGGTTTAAGCGAACCCCTGGAAGTGCCGATTACCAATCAATTAGAACCGATGTTGGGGTATGTGGCTGGTGACAGACAGTCTCCTCCAGGAGTGATTGTAGACTTTACCCATCCTGACTCAGTTTATGACAATATTCGTAGTGCGATCGCTTACGGTATTCGTCCTGTAGTTGGCACCACTGGCTTAAGTCCAAAACAAATTCAAGACTTGGCAGACTTTGCCGACAAAGCTAGCACTGGTTGCCTAATTATTCCTAATTTTTCCATTGGTATGGTGTTATTGCAACAAGCTGCGATCGCAGCCTCAAAATATTTTGACCATGTAGAAATTATCGAACTGCATCACAACCAAAAAGCTGATGCTCCCAGTGGTACTGCCATTCAAACAGCGCAGTTACTAGGAGAATTGGGTAAAACTTTTAACCCTGCTCTTGTAGAAGAAACGGAGAAGTTACCAGGAGCGAGGGGCAGTATCGCAGATGAAGGGATTAGAATTCATAGCGTCCGCTTGCCAGGATTAATTGCCCACCAAGAAGTGATTTTTGGCGCAGCTGGACAGATTTATACTTTACGACATGATACGAGCGATCGCGCTTGTTATATGCCAGGAGTGCTACTAGCGATTCGCAAAGTCTTAGCGCTAAAGTCGTTAGTATATGGATTAGAAAAAATACTTTAA
- the panB gene encoding 3-methyl-2-oxobutanoate hydroxymethyltransferase produces MAITTQQLIQWKQQGRSIVALTAWDYAIAQLLDAAGVDLILVGDSMAVVLGYETTLPITLDEIIYHAKSVRRGVKRALVVVDLPFLTYQESLQQAMHSAGRVLKETGAQAVKLEGGYPAIAETVARLVEAGIPVMGHVGLTPQSIHQLGLRQQGKTQEASERILQEAIALEQAGVFSLVLEHIPADLAMQISQKLSIPTIGIGAGIHCDGQVLVTSDVLGLAEKHPPFAKVYTNLRETITKAVQDYAVEVRERKFP; encoded by the coding sequence ATGGCAATCACTACCCAGCAATTAATTCAATGGAAACAACAAGGACGTTCAATTGTGGCGTTGACCGCCTGGGATTATGCGATCGCTCAACTCCTCGATGCAGCTGGTGTAGACTTAATCCTTGTGGGTGATTCGATGGCAGTAGTTTTAGGGTATGAAACAACACTGCCAATTACCTTAGATGAAATTATCTATCACGCCAAATCTGTGCGCCGTGGGGTGAAACGGGCATTAGTAGTTGTAGATTTACCTTTTTTGACGTATCAAGAAAGTCTCCAACAAGCGATGCACTCAGCGGGGCGGGTACTAAAGGAAACGGGCGCTCAAGCGGTAAAATTAGAAGGCGGGTATCCAGCGATCGCTGAAACTGTGGCTCGTTTAGTAGAAGCCGGAATTCCGGTCATGGGTCATGTCGGTTTGACACCACAATCAATACATCAACTGGGTTTGCGACAACAAGGAAAGACGCAAGAAGCCAGTGAGAGGATTTTACAAGAAGCGATCGCTCTCGAACAAGCGGGTGTATTTTCTCTCGTGTTAGAGCATATACCCGCAGATTTGGCAATGCAGATTTCACAAAAATTAAGTATTCCTACAATTGGTATCGGTGCGGGAATTCACTGTGATGGACAAGTTTTAGTTACCTCAGATGTCCTTGGACTGGCAGAAAAGCATCCACCATTCGCCAAAGTTTACACAAATTTGCGCGAGACGATTACCAAAGCCGTGCAAGATTATGCCGTGGAAGTGCGAGAGCGGAAGTTTCCTTGA
- a CDS encoding DUF427 domain-containing protein: MVNSQRIEPAPGQESVWDYPRPPRLEDTNKHIQIIFNGVIIADTHNAKRVLETSHPPSYYIPPADIKMEYLHLTPQSSFCEWKGSANYYTIRVGEKEVHNAAWFYQNPTPAFESIKDYVAFYAHVMDKCYVNGEEVQPQPGNFYGGWITSDIVGPFKGTPGTWGW, from the coding sequence ATGGTTAATTCTCAACGTATCGAACCTGCTCCCGGACAAGAATCAGTTTGGGATTACCCCCGTCCTCCTCGTCTGGAGGACACAAATAAACATATCCAAATAATCTTTAACGGAGTAATAATTGCAGATACCCACAATGCTAAACGTGTTTTAGAAACTAGTCATCCTCCTTCTTACTACATTCCCCCTGCGGATATCAAAATGGAATATCTACATCTGACTCCGCAATCTAGTTTTTGTGAGTGGAAGGGAAGCGCTAATTACTATACAATCCGAGTTGGTGAAAAAGAAGTCCATAATGCTGCTTGGTTTTACCAAAATCCCACACCAGCCTTTGAATCTATCAAGGACTATGTAGCTTTTTACGCTCATGTCATGGATAAATGTTACGTGAATGGCGAAGAGGTGCAACCACAACCAGGTAACTTCTACGGTGGTTGGATAACCAGTGATATTGTTGGGCCATTTAAAGGCACTCCTGGTACTTGGGGATGGTGA
- a CDS encoding metal ABC transporter solute-binding protein, Zn/Mn family, with amino-acid sequence MLKKAPLNNFFPAILVALTIGFVGCGNQAARTAFTQTTAQVNENLPQVVATTSVLCDLTRQVAGNTVNLTCLISPTADPQFYKPKPEDRKAIERANLILYTGYNFEPNLIKLIKATKNSAPKIAVGQLAVPKPQRFQIGDKSVTDPHLWHNAKNTIRMVEVINTNLRKLESNDAEAYTSNTKKITNELTQLDSWIKSRIASIPTKERKLVTTSDALSYYAKAYGLSLAGGLQGINTNEKLTAERVKNLAIYIKRAKVSTIFAEVEINPNLIQSVATEADVKISKRKLYAEGLGEPGSDGDTYQRMMIANTRTIVEGLGGTYLMFEAKPAR; translated from the coding sequence ATGTTAAAAAAAGCACCGTTGAATAATTTTTTTCCAGCTATTCTTGTTGCATTGACAATTGGATTTGTTGGATGTGGAAATCAAGCTGCAAGAACTGCATTTACTCAGACTACCGCCCAGGTAAATGAGAATCTCCCCCAAGTTGTAGCAACTACAAGTGTATTGTGTGACTTAACCCGACAGGTTGCCGGGAATACAGTTAACCTCACCTGCTTAATTTCTCCTACTGCCGACCCGCAATTTTATAAACCAAAACCGGAAGATCGTAAAGCCATTGAGCGAGCTAATCTTATTCTTTATACTGGTTACAATTTTGAACCAAATCTGATCAAGTTAATTAAAGCTACTAAAAACTCTGCACCGAAAATAGCTGTCGGTCAACTGGCAGTGCCTAAGCCACAAAGATTTCAGATAGGTGATAAGAGTGTAACTGATCCACATCTTTGGCACAATGCCAAAAATACTATCAGAATGGTGGAGGTAATTAATACTAATCTGAGAAAATTAGAATCTAATGATGCAGAAGCTTATACCAGCAATACTAAAAAAATCACGAATGAACTCACTCAACTAGATAGCTGGATTAAGTCAAGAATTGCCAGTATTCCTACCAAAGAACGCAAGTTAGTTACAACCTCTGATGCACTGAGTTATTACGCCAAAGCATACGGTCTTTCATTGGCAGGCGGATTGCAAGGTATTAATACTAACGAAAAACTGACAGCCGAACGAGTCAAAAATTTGGCTATTTACATTAAGCGGGCTAAAGTATCAACAATTTTTGCTGAGGTGGAAATTAATCCTAATTTGATTCAATCTGTAGCCACAGAAGCCGATGTAAAAATTTCTAAAAGGAAGCTTTATGCTGAGGGACTTGGCGAACCAGGAAGCGACGGTGATACCTATCAGAGAATGATGATTGCCAATACACGCACAATTGTGGAAGGACTTGGAGGGACGTATTTGATGTTTGAAGCGAAACCTGCTAGATAG
- a CDS encoding two-component regulator propeller domain-containing protein, with product MGTVSKGNVTVVLFCKRTSLLITSILLGLIALPSMGWAQKTPDVNSSDVAPAYPPSAPPPRVEPLPDERGVQEHSPETDYRVGNLLQDVTGNLWVGSWRGLSRIDPKTGKIISRVSLPNVAIGALAQDKVGRLWVGSYEGLIRVDPRTSEITAQNLFLPSKRVLSLLLDKRGYLWTGTDSGLALISPDQGLIMTTLKNLPGVSANALTLDAEGQLWVGTLDGLVRVNTASAAIMKRIADLPGTTVQSLAISPEGLIWAGMANNLLVINPKTGAVLRSVTRLRGRDVTAIRFAKDGSLWVGTSNGLLRLNPNTGAVLDAEVAGLPSSRVLTLAPDIANKLWIGTSEGLAWLMPKTDSAKPHIAFSRAVK from the coding sequence ATGGGTACTGTCTCCAAAGGGAATGTCACCGTGGTATTGTTTTGCAAGCGTACTAGTTTATTGATTACTTCTATCCTGCTGGGGTTGATAGCTTTACCAAGTATGGGATGGGCACAGAAAACCCCTGACGTTAATTCATCTGATGTAGCCCCCGCTTATCCACCTTCTGCACCGCCTCCGCGAGTAGAACCCTTACCCGATGAGCGAGGAGTGCAAGAACATTCGCCAGAAACAGATTATCGTGTCGGTAATTTGCTGCAAGATGTTACAGGTAATCTTTGGGTAGGTTCTTGGCGCGGACTATCGCGGATTGATCCTAAAACTGGCAAGATTATCTCTCGTGTTAGCTTACCAAATGTTGCTATTGGTGCTTTAGCCCAAGATAAAGTAGGACGTTTGTGGGTGGGAAGTTATGAAGGATTAATCCGAGTAGACCCCCGCACTAGCGAAATCACCGCGCAGAATTTATTTTTGCCTTCTAAACGCGTGTTGTCACTGTTACTTGACAAGCGGGGTTATTTGTGGACTGGAACTGATAGCGGTTTAGCTTTAATTAGCCCCGACCAAGGCTTGATTATGACAACATTAAAAAATCTGCCTGGTGTCAGCGCCAACGCCCTGACTTTAGATGCTGAAGGTCAACTGTGGGTTGGTACTCTTGATGGATTGGTGCGGGTAAATACTGCTAGTGCTGCGATTATGAAGCGAATAGCCGATTTACCAGGGACAACCGTGCAATCTTTAGCTATTAGTCCAGAAGGGTTAATTTGGGCGGGAATGGCGAATAATTTGCTAGTTATTAATCCAAAAACTGGCGCGGTGTTGCGGTCTGTAACTCGCTTACGTGGGCGTGACGTAACAGCGATACGTTTTGCTAAAGATGGTAGTCTCTGGGTCGGGACTAGTAATGGTTTGTTACGATTAAATCCAAATACGGGAGCTGTGTTAGATGCAGAAGTTGCTGGACTGCCTTCTAGTCGGGTTCTTACCCTTGCACCTGACATTGCTAATAAATTATGGATAGGCACTAGTGAAGGTCTGGCTTGGTTAATGCCCAAAACGGACAGTGCAAAACCCCATATTGCTTTCAGTCGCGCTGTTAAATGA
- a CDS encoding YtxH domain-containing protein → MSNNRSGVFIGGLMLGATIGALTGLLVAPRTGRETRKILKKSANAIPELAEDLSTSVQIQADRLSASALRNWDETLDRLREAIAAGVDASQQENQVLKRQTFAEDSDSLPQQLERS, encoded by the coding sequence ATGTCTAATAACCGTTCTGGAGTATTTATTGGCGGTTTGATGCTGGGAGCTACCATCGGTGCTTTGACTGGTTTGCTCGTGGCTCCACGCACAGGGCGCGAAACGCGGAAAATTTTGAAAAAATCTGCTAATGCTATCCCAGAATTGGCAGAAGATTTATCAACGAGTGTGCAAATCCAGGCAGATCGTCTCTCTGCTAGCGCCCTACGAAATTGGGATGAGACTTTAGATAGATTACGGGAAGCGATCGCAGCCGGTGTAGATGCCAGTCAGCAGGAAAACCAAGTCTTGAAGCGACAAACGTTTGCTGAAGACTCAGATTCGCTTCCCCAGCAATTAGAACGCTCATAA
- a CDS encoding right-handed parallel beta-helix repeat-containing protein, with product MGIRGFSLSAYLAIPVVLILLANAERIKASLVETVRQVSTNKEMSLSRRELISTNSTPKTYYVSGSGNDRNSGLSTSSAFRTIQKAADLTNPGDTVLIMNGVYTNLPKAGSVISIKRSGTANAWIRYKAYPGHLPKIQHNAWNGILISNGASYIEINGLEVVGNNANITLDYAMSEKANKQNPLTSGNCINVDGRKNGHSHHIRIVNNKVHDCGGAGISAIQSDYVTIDNNVVFNNAWYSVYGCSGISMLSNWNFDNNRGYKMFVTNNKTYNNRMYIPWIAVGKITDGNGIIIDSTRNDENPKLGAYKGRTLVQNNLAFNNGGSGIHAFLSEHVDIVNNTAVLNNQSPEIKSGQIFAHTSSNVRILRNILYSFPGKNININTKNKNVIYDYNIYINNPKVTVKGSHDIVADSQFLRKYPTLDKISRDWKSRLDKQNPPTRSYVEPKSAGFVCGTVNYRLQGKLIKVGCSR from the coding sequence GTGGGAATTCGAGGTTTCAGTTTAAGCGCATATCTGGCAATTCCTGTAGTATTAATTCTTTTGGCTAACGCAGAAAGGATAAAAGCATCTTTAGTTGAAACCGTCCGTCAGGTATCTACTAACAAGGAAATGAGCTTATCTCGTCGTGAGCTAATCAGCACTAATTCAACACCGAAAACATACTATGTTAGTGGTAGTGGAAACGACAGAAATAGCGGACTTTCTACATCATCAGCCTTTAGGACAATTCAAAAAGCCGCAGACCTTACCAACCCTGGCGATACAGTCCTGATTATGAACGGAGTATACACAAATTTACCCAAAGCTGGGAGTGTAATAAGTATTAAACGTTCTGGAACTGCAAATGCATGGATTAGGTATAAAGCATATCCTGGACATTTACCAAAAATTCAGCATAATGCTTGGAATGGTATCCTAATTTCAAATGGGGCTTCTTATATTGAGATCAATGGGTTGGAGGTTGTAGGAAACAATGCCAACATAACCCTTGATTACGCGATGAGTGAGAAAGCTAACAAACAAAACCCACTGACAAGTGGAAACTGCATAAATGTGGATGGACGAAAAAATGGTCATAGTCACCATATACGTATTGTAAACAACAAAGTGCATGACTGTGGAGGAGCAGGTATTTCAGCAATTCAATCGGATTATGTGACGATAGATAATAATGTGGTGTTCAATAATGCCTGGTATAGTGTCTATGGTTGCAGTGGCATCTCGATGTTGAGCAATTGGAATTTTGACAACAACCGGGGATATAAGATGTTTGTTACCAACAACAAGACTTATAACAATCGTATGTACATCCCTTGGATTGCAGTTGGAAAGATTACAGATGGTAATGGCATTATTATTGATAGTACAAGAAACGATGAAAATCCCAAATTGGGTGCATATAAAGGACGTACTTTAGTTCAAAATAATCTTGCCTTTAATAATGGTGGATCAGGTATTCATGCCTTTTTAAGCGAGCATGTTGATATTGTAAATAACACAGCAGTTTTAAATAATCAGAGTCCAGAAATTAAAAGTGGGCAAATATTTGCTCATACATCATCTAATGTCAGAATTTTAAGAAATATTCTCTATTCTTTTCCGGGGAAAAATATTAACATTAACACTAAAAATAAAAATGTTATTTATGATTATAATATATACATCAATAATCCGAAAGTAACTGTTAAGGGGTCTCATGATATTGTTGCAGACTCGCAGTTTTTAAGAAAGTATCCTACTCTAGACAAAATATCTAGGGATTGGAAATCACGATTAGATAAACAAAATCCGCCAACACGGTCTTATGTAGAACCTAAGTCGGCAGGTTTTGTTTGTGGGACGGTAAATTATCGTTTGCAGGGGAAACTCATCAAAGTTGGATGTTCTCGTTAG
- a CDS encoding precorrin-8X methylmutase has protein sequence MEWHVTDAQSLAIIDSEIGDHVFSPAEYEIVRRVIYATADFEYKSLIRFSERALQAGAAALAARTTIVVDVPMVQVGIAYDIQNTFANPLYCSMEALTRPQKEKTRAAWGIETLAKRYPEGIFVVGQAQTALTALVDLIEAEDIRPALIIATPVGFANVDEAKERLQDSLVPHITIDSRKGNAVVAAAIVDGLVDLAWQAYGQDGNRGS, from the coding sequence ATGGAATGGCACGTAACTGATGCTCAAAGTTTAGCAATCATTGATAGTGAAATTGGCGATCATGTCTTTTCTCCCGCAGAGTATGAGATTGTGCGTCGGGTAATCTATGCCACGGCTGACTTTGAGTATAAGTCTTTGATTCGTTTCTCTGAGCGTGCCTTGCAAGCTGGAGCAGCAGCACTAGCCGCACGTACCACGATTGTGGTCGATGTGCCGATGGTACAAGTAGGTATTGCCTACGACATTCAAAACACCTTTGCTAATCCGCTGTATTGCAGTATGGAAGCTTTAACACGTCCCCAAAAAGAAAAAACTCGTGCTGCATGGGGAATAGAAACTTTAGCAAAGCGTTATCCAGAGGGTATTTTTGTGGTGGGTCAAGCACAAACGGCATTGACAGCACTGGTGGATTTAATTGAGGCTGAGGATATTAGACCTGCTTTAATAATTGCGACTCCAGTGGGATTTGCAAATGTTGATGAAGCCAAGGAGCGTTTACAAGACTCTCTAGTACCTCACATTACAATTGACAGTCGCAAAGGGAATGCAGTTGTAGCAGCTGCGATCGTTGATGGATTGGTAGACTTGGCTTGGCAAGCCTATGGACAAGATGGAAATCGAGGGAGCTAG
- a CDS encoding GrpB family protein → MKIEVVPHDSTWRSKFDHESKRVALILGENVVAIHHIGSTAIPHIYAKPIIDLLVEVENIAKLDDCSLGMEALDYEVMGEFGIPGRRFFRKNNIIGTRTHHIHIFTAKSSEVKRHLVFRDYMNAHPKDAQKYSELKRELAKQYPNDIIGYMDGKDEFIKEIQSKALVWWTPDKSQ, encoded by the coding sequence ATGAAAATAGAAGTAGTGCCGCATGATTCGACATGGCGCAGCAAATTTGACCATGAATCAAAGCGCGTTGCGCTTATACTAGGTGAAAATGTAGTTGCTATTCACCATATTGGTAGCACAGCCATTCCACATATCTACGCGAAACCCATTATTGATTTGCTGGTTGAAGTTGAAAATATTGCCAAATTAGATGATTGTAGTTTGGGTATGGAAGCGTTAGATTATGAAGTAATGGGTGAGTTTGGCATACCAGGTCGCCGCTTCTTTCGTAAGAATAATATCATAGGTACAAGGACGCATCATATCCACATCTTCACGGCTAAATCATCGGAAGTAAAACGACACTTAGTATTTCGAGATTACATGAATGCACATCCCAAAGATGCACAGAAATATAGTGAATTAAAACGTGAGTTAGCAAAGCAGTATCCTAACGATATCATCGGATATATGGATGGGAAAGATGAGTTCATCAAAGAGATACAAAGTAAAGCATTGGTATGGTGGACACCTGATAAATCTCAATAA
- a CDS encoding TPM domain-containing protein produces MHSPPALAYDNPELLPDTFTPVVDLAKSLPVLQEEKLVKDLEQFEADTGWKLRVLTQYDRTPGRAVIKYWGLDDKSILLVADSRGGNILSFSVGDAVYELLPRTFWIELQTRFGNLYFVREQGEDQAILQALESVKGCLLRGGCNVVPGLPREQWILTLISSVIGGVICGFAAQPRDKGQVFAWQWALIFSPLWGILFIAFGIGPVVTRTSDWVPLTRNISGFLIGVLVAYLSPIFSRSSSGNEL; encoded by the coding sequence ATGCATTCTCCCCCAGCACTGGCTTATGACAATCCTGAATTACTCCCTGACACCTTTACCCCTGTTGTAGACTTAGCTAAATCTCTACCTGTGCTGCAAGAAGAAAAGCTGGTCAAAGATTTAGAGCAGTTTGAAGCCGATACAGGTTGGAAACTACGAGTATTGACCCAGTATGACCGCACCCCAGGTCGCGCAGTTATCAAATATTGGGGTTTGGATGACAAAAGCATTCTACTAGTTGCGGATTCTCGTGGCGGTAACATCCTCAGCTTTAGTGTCGGCGATGCTGTTTATGAACTTTTACCCCGGACTTTCTGGATAGAATTGCAAACCCGCTTCGGTAATTTGTACTTTGTCCGCGAACAAGGCGAAGATCAAGCCATTCTGCAAGCCTTAGAATCAGTTAAAGGCTGTTTACTTAGGGGGGGTTGCAATGTTGTCCCCGGACTGCCACGAGAGCAGTGGATTCTCACCTTGATTAGCTCAGTGATTGGTGGGGTGATTTGTGGATTTGCAGCTCAGCCCCGCGATAAAGGCCAAGTTTTTGCTTGGCAATGGGCTTTAATTTTCTCACCTTTGTGGGGAATCTTGTTTATTGCCTTTGGCATTGGGCCAGTGGTGACACGTACAAGCGACTGGGTACCTCTAACTCGCAATATCTCTGGGTTTCTCATTGGCGTCTTGGTTGCCTACCTATCTCCTATTTTCAGTCGGTCTTCTTCTGGTAATGAGTTATGA